A genome region from Sphingobium sp. CR2-8 includes the following:
- a CDS encoding efflux RND transporter permease subunit, translated as MLAWLVRAALTQRVLMLAMAALLVVLGLRASTSVPLDVFPEFAPPMVEIQTEAPGLSTEEVESLITVPIETQVNGIPNLATLRSKSVLGLSSVVILLDRGTDVMRARQMVQERVAQVQGRLPTAARPPVMLPPLSSTSRAMKIGISSKKLDQMQLSELVRWTIRPRLMAVPGVANVAMWGMRDRQLQVLVDPDRLRAAGVTLNELRAAAGDAVLVGGGGFVDTANQRMAVQQPGAIQTPDDLSRTVIKLAGEAPVRIGDVARVTEGYAAPIGNAIIDDGPGIMLIVEKQPTGNTLDLTRAVEAALEEIKPGLRDVKIDSTIFRPATFIERSIDNLTRALAIGCFLVAVVLFLFTREWRQATISLVAIPLSLLGAGLVLLWSGATINTMVIAGLVIALGEVVDDAIIDVENIARRLRLNREVKNPRSAFDVVLGASLEVRSAVVFASLIVMLVFLPIFFLGGVAGTFFQPLAIAYVLAIGASLLVALVVTPAMCLFLLPNAPVKAERDTRFVVSLKRRYTATLPRLIAAPRTVIGVVAGGLLLAGIGYATFKDQFLPDFRETDFLMHWLEKPGASIEAMDRITIKVSKELRAIPGVRNFGAHIGRAEAADEVVGPNFTELWISLDEKADYDGSVAKIKEVIEGYPGLFRDVLTYLRERIKEVLSGAGATVVIRLFGPDQTELRAAADRLKAKVAGIAGVADLKVESQVLVPQIQIRPRPADMATLGLTPGEVRRQAQSLIAGQKLGEIYRDQKAFDVAIWGEPTIRGDLHALRDLMIQTPAGTPVRLRDIADVRIQPAPNEVKRENGQRRLDVTLNVSGSDLGTVARAVEQAVSQTSFAQGYHAKVLGEYAALKELRQRLWTTGLLCLIGILILVWLEFRSGRIMALVAISLPFALVGGVVAVALTGGLLSLGSLVGFVTVIGIAARNGIMLLSHYHHLRVHEGEPFGPTLILRGAEERLVPILMTAACAGLALVPLIVAGNAPGHEIEHPMAIVILGGLVSSTLLNLFLMPALYARFGENAQGPNQAAPTEPGAAAKGETA; from the coding sequence ATGCTGGCATGGCTCGTTCGCGCCGCGCTGACCCAGCGTGTGCTGATGCTGGCGATGGCCGCCCTTCTAGTTGTGCTGGGGCTGCGCGCTTCCACTAGCGTTCCATTGGACGTCTTCCCCGAATTCGCGCCGCCGATGGTGGAGATCCAGACCGAAGCGCCCGGCCTATCGACCGAGGAGGTGGAAAGCCTGATCACCGTGCCGATCGAGACGCAGGTGAACGGCATTCCCAACCTTGCGACGCTGCGATCCAAGTCCGTACTGGGCCTGTCGTCGGTTGTGATCCTGCTCGATCGCGGCACGGACGTCATGCGCGCGCGGCAGATGGTGCAGGAGCGGGTCGCGCAGGTGCAGGGGCGCCTGCCCACCGCCGCACGGCCGCCGGTGATGCTGCCGCCGCTTTCGTCCACCAGCCGGGCGATGAAGATCGGCATTTCGTCCAAAAAGCTGGACCAGATGCAGCTCTCCGAACTGGTCCGCTGGACCATTCGTCCGCGCCTGATGGCGGTGCCGGGCGTCGCCAATGTCGCGATGTGGGGTATGCGCGATCGGCAGTTGCAGGTGCTGGTCGATCCCGACAGGCTGCGCGCAGCGGGCGTGACGCTGAACGAACTGCGCGCGGCGGCGGGCGATGCGGTACTGGTCGGCGGTGGTGGCTTTGTCGACACCGCGAACCAGCGCATGGCCGTGCAGCAGCCCGGCGCGATCCAGACGCCGGACGATCTGTCCCGCACCGTCATCAAGCTGGCGGGCGAAGCCCCGGTGCGGATCGGCGATGTCGCACGCGTGACCGAGGGCTATGCCGCGCCGATCGGCAACGCGATCATCGACGATGGCCCCGGCATCATGCTGATCGTGGAAAAGCAGCCAACCGGCAACACGCTGGACCTGACCCGCGCGGTCGAGGCGGCGCTGGAGGAGATCAAGCCGGGCCTTAGGGACGTGAAGATCGACAGCACGATCTTCCGCCCGGCCACCTTCATCGAACGGTCGATCGACAATCTGACCCGCGCGTTGGCGATCGGCTGCTTTCTGGTCGCGGTCGTGCTGTTTCTGTTCACCCGCGAATGGCGACAGGCGACGATCAGTCTGGTCGCAATCCCGCTGTCGCTGCTCGGCGCAGGCCTCGTCCTGCTATGGAGCGGCGCTACGATCAATACGATGGTGATCGCGGGCCTGGTCATCGCGCTGGGCGAGGTCGTCGACGACGCGATCATCGACGTGGAGAATATCGCCCGCCGATTGCGACTGAACCGGGAGGTAAAGAATCCCCGTTCGGCCTTCGACGTCGTGCTGGGCGCGTCGCTGGAGGTGCGTTCGGCGGTCGTCTTCGCCTCGCTGATCGTGATGCTGGTATTCCTGCCGATCTTCTTTTTGGGCGGGGTAGCAGGCACCTTCTTCCAGCCGCTGGCGATCGCCTATGTGCTGGCGATCGGTGCGTCTTTGCTGGTCGCGCTGGTGGTGACGCCCGCAATGTGCCTGTTCCTGCTGCCCAATGCACCGGTCAAAGCGGAACGGGATACGCGCTTCGTTGTGAGCCTCAAGAGACGCTATACCGCAACCCTTCCACGCCTGATCGCTGCGCCACGCACGGTGATAGGCGTGGTGGCCGGTGGACTGCTGCTGGCGGGTATCGGCTATGCGACGTTCAAGGATCAGTTCCTGCCTGACTTTCGTGAGACGGATTTCCTGATGCACTGGTTGGAAAAGCCCGGCGCGTCGATCGAGGCGATGGACCGGATTACGATAAAGGTGTCCAAGGAACTGCGCGCCATTCCAGGCGTGCGCAATTTCGGCGCGCATATCGGCCGGGCCGAAGCCGCCGACGAAGTGGTCGGGCCGAACTTCACCGAATTGTGGATCAGCCTGGACGAGAAGGCCGACTATGACGGCAGCGTGGCGAAGATCAAAGAGGTCATCGAAGGCTATCCAGGCCTGTTCCGTGATGTCCTCACCTATCTGCGCGAACGGATCAAGGAAGTGCTGTCGGGCGCGGGCGCGACGGTCGTCATACGCCTCTTCGGCCCAGACCAGACCGAGTTGCGCGCTGCGGCCGACCGGTTGAAGGCCAAGGTCGCAGGTATAGCCGGCGTGGCCGACCTCAAGGTTGAATCCCAGGTTCTGGTGCCGCAGATCCAGATTCGGCCCCGTCCGGCCGACATGGCGACGCTGGGCCTGACCCCCGGTGAGGTGCGTCGTCAGGCGCAAAGCCTGATCGCGGGGCAGAAGCTGGGCGAAATCTATCGCGATCAGAAAGCCTTCGACGTCGCGATATGGGGTGAGCCGACGATCCGGGGCGACCTTCATGCGCTGCGCGATTTGATGATCCAGACGCCGGCAGGCACGCCGGTGCGCCTGCGCGACATAGCCGATGTCCGTATCCAGCCGGCCCCCAATGAGGTGAAGCGCGAAAATGGCCAGCGCCGGCTGGACGTAACGCTGAACGTCAGCGGATCGGACCTCGGCACCGTCGCGCGTGCCGTGGAGCAGGCCGTGTCGCAGACATCCTTCGCGCAGGGCTATCACGCCAAGGTGCTGGGCGAATATGCCGCCTTGAAGGAATTGCGCCAGCGGCTTTGGACGACCGGCCTGCTGTGCCTGATCGGCATATTGATCCTGGTGTGGCTGGAGTTCCGGTCCGGGCGGATCATGGCGCTGGTCGCGATCAGCCTGCCTTTTGCACTGGTCGGTGGCGTGGTGGCGGTGGCGCTGACCGGCGGCCTGCTGTCGCTCGGCTCGCTCGTCGGCTTCGTGACCGTGATCGGCATCGCCGCGCGCAACGGCATCATGCTGCTGTCCCATTATCATCATCTGCGCGTGCATGAAGGCGAGCCATTCGGTCCGACGCTCATCCTGCGCGGGGCGGAGGAGCGGCTGGTCCCGATCCTTATGACGGCGGCCTGCGCAGGCCTTGCTTTGGTGCCATTGATCGTCGCGGGCAATGCGCCGGGGCACGAGATCGAGCATCCGATGGCGATCGTGATCCTGGGCGGGCTGGTGTCCTCCACCCTGCTCAACCTGTTCCTGATGCCCGCGCTTTACGCCCGTTTCGGCGAGAATGCCCAAGGACCGAACCAAGCGGCGCCGACCGAGCCGGGCGCAGCGGCGAAAGGAGAAACAGCATGA
- a CDS encoding phosphatase PAP2 family protein, whose product MRPGIASIITTISLFASGTAHASDKSWREASNIGRGALVIGALAFPTAQGDWTGTLQAGGSVGAATLLSLGLKDAFPEMRPDGSDRKSFPSSHTATSFAAAASLQNRYGWQVGVPAQLVAAFVGLARVKADKHHWYDVVAGAAIGEASGFLITTRRDDTIRILPWGDSKGGGVAMAMRF is encoded by the coding sequence GTGCGGCCTGGCATCGCCTCTATCATCACGACAATCTCGCTTTTCGCGTCGGGAACGGCGCATGCCTCTGACAAAAGCTGGCGCGAAGCGAGTAATATCGGCAGGGGCGCATTGGTGATCGGCGCGCTGGCGTTCCCGACCGCACAGGGCGATTGGACCGGCACGCTTCAGGCCGGCGGCAGCGTCGGCGCCGCGACCCTGCTGTCGCTGGGCCTGAAGGACGCCTTTCCCGAAATGCGACCCGACGGCAGCGATCGGAAAAGCTTTCCCTCGTCCCACACGGCGACCTCTTTCGCCGCCGCCGCCAGCCTGCAGAATCGCTATGGCTGGCAGGTCGGCGTGCCCGCGCAACTGGTCGCGGCCTTTGTCGGGCTGGCACGGGTGAAGGCCGACAAGCATCATTGGTATGATGTCGTTGCTGGCGCGGCCATCGGCGAGGCGTCCGGTTTCCTCATCACCACGAGGCGCGACGACACTATCCGTATCCTGCCCTGGGGCGACAGCAAGGGTGGTGGCGTCGCAATGGCAATGCGCTTCTAG
- a CDS encoding TonB-dependent siderophore receptor, with product MKQAASLAVMATMMTVQAQAQTPEPAQGANDIVVTADRNDSFGADYVQAGTFRDSRIMDTPLTVAIMTKELLEAQQARSILDAVRNTPGVTQAQINSTIYSNLAVRGIILNNFTNVRWNGILPVVNLIEQPIESKDRIEVLKGAAGLYYGFATPSGIINLVTERPGAAPITRVDVQGDSNGSIGASVDVSRRFGTGGMRVNAGTSLIETGVKRTRGERSFVTGALDWNPADTIEILLDAEYIYKSITEPTEFSLPAGVNGVIALPPLQSSSKNLGGEWMQGKGWETNLLARLNYDFAPNWRLALAAGQSYLTRDRAYSSFGGYDLATGNGTVTVAMTHGNDYKTRIYRGDLSGTFRTGPIEHNVLIGVAYNTRDGNVPTAVRYTFAQNLYNPVAIPQRPNPPRIIPNPSKVEDLGFYVFDRASLGEWLQATIGYRKTDYSDISRTTSYKIKPDTLSYGVMVKPARWASVYANYIEGLEPGPIAQQIANNAGEILPAAISKQKEAGVKIEPMDGLLLTTAYFHIKRPSAYLNSANFFVQDAEAVYEGIEFSLVGELTRNLSIAASAMSLEAAQKSGNATVVGKRIENVSKFSGSLFLEYRVPMIDGLRLSAGVFHVGRRAVNALNQAFVPGYETFDVGASYNFDLLGSQTTVRVYGENITGKRYWASSGSSLLAQGLPMAVKIGLSTRL from the coding sequence ATGAAACAGGCTGCAAGTCTCGCCGTCATGGCGACGATGATGACGGTCCAGGCACAGGCGCAAACCCCCGAGCCTGCGCAAGGCGCGAATGATATCGTCGTTACGGCGGACCGGAACGACAGCTTCGGTGCCGATTATGTCCAGGCGGGTACGTTCCGCGATTCTAGGATCATGGATACGCCGCTCACCGTGGCAATCATGACCAAGGAACTGCTCGAAGCACAGCAGGCGCGCTCCATTCTCGACGCGGTGCGCAATACGCCCGGCGTCACGCAAGCGCAGATCAATTCCACCATCTACAGCAACCTGGCCGTTCGCGGCATCATCCTCAACAATTTCACCAATGTCCGGTGGAACGGCATCCTGCCGGTGGTGAACCTGATCGAGCAGCCGATCGAGAGCAAGGATCGCATCGAAGTGCTGAAGGGCGCCGCCGGCCTCTATTATGGCTTCGCGACGCCTTCGGGGATCATCAACCTCGTTACCGAACGACCCGGTGCAGCGCCCATCACGCGCGTCGATGTGCAGGGCGACAGCAACGGCTCGATCGGCGCCAGCGTCGATGTCAGCCGCAGGTTCGGCACCGGTGGCATGCGGGTGAATGCCGGCACTTCGCTGATCGAAACAGGCGTAAAGCGCACCCGCGGCGAGCGCAGTTTCGTCACCGGCGCGCTGGACTGGAACCCGGCCGACACTATCGAAATCCTGCTGGACGCGGAATATATTTACAAGAGCATCACCGAACCCACCGAGTTCAGCCTGCCGGCCGGGGTCAATGGCGTGATCGCCCTGCCGCCGCTCCAATCCTCGTCAAAGAATCTGGGCGGCGAATGGATGCAGGGCAAGGGATGGGAAACCAATCTGCTTGCGCGGCTCAACTATGATTTTGCCCCGAACTGGCGCCTGGCCCTGGCGGCAGGCCAGTCCTACCTGACCCGCGATCGCGCCTATTCCTCGTTCGGTGGCTATGATCTGGCGACCGGCAATGGCACCGTCACGGTCGCCATGACGCATGGCAATGACTATAAGACGCGCATCTATCGCGGCGACCTGTCGGGCACCTTCCGTACTGGACCCATCGAACATAATGTCCTGATCGGTGTCGCCTACAACACGCGTGACGGCAATGTGCCGACGGCGGTGCGCTATACGTTCGCGCAAAATCTCTACAATCCCGTCGCGATCCCCCAGCGCCCGAACCCGCCCCGCATCATTCCGAACCCCTCGAAGGTGGAGGATCTGGGCTTCTATGTCTTCGACCGGGCATCGCTCGGCGAATGGTTGCAAGCCACGATCGGCTATCGCAAAACCGACTATAGCGATATCAGCCGGACGACATCCTACAAGATCAAGCCCGATACCCTGTCCTATGGCGTCATGGTGAAGCCTGCGCGCTGGGCCAGCGTCTACGCCAACTATATCGAGGGGCTGGAACCGGGACCGATCGCGCAGCAGATCGCCAACAATGCCGGCGAAATCCTGCCCGCGGCGATCAGCAAGCAGAAGGAAGCGGGCGTCAAGATCGAACCGATGGACGGCCTGCTGCTCACGACCGCCTATTTCCACATCAAACGGCCCTCGGCCTATCTCAACAGTGCCAACTTCTTTGTTCAGGACGCCGAGGCCGTCTATGAGGGCATCGAATTCAGCCTGGTCGGCGAATTGACGCGGAACCTGTCGATCGCCGCCAGCGCGATGTCGCTCGAAGCGGCGCAGAAGTCGGGCAACGCCACGGTGGTCGGCAAGCGGATCGAGAATGTGTCCAAATTCTCCGGCTCGCTGTTCCTGGAATATCGGGTGCCAATGATCGACGGGCTGCGACTTTCGGCCGGCGTCTTCCATGTCGGCCGCCGCGCCGTCAACGCGCTGAACCAGGCTTTCGTCCCCGGATATGAGACGTTCGACGTCGGCGCGAGCTACAATTTCGACCTGCTGGGCAGCCAGACGACGGTGCGCGTTTATGGCGAGAATATCACCGGCAAACGCTATTGGGCATCTTCGGGATCGAGCCTGCTGGCGCAGGGCCTGCCCATGGCGGTCAAGATCGGGCTATCCACGCGGCTATAG
- a CDS encoding efflux RND transporter periplasmic adaptor subunit codes for MHRIFLFCLLLPLPACGDKAKTPAAAPAKAETIAHEAELLRLTLTPQAVQRLGIATVKVGEGQAATMRETSGEIVVPNGSGGVPTGSLSNLAQIGAAQAAADGEVARTRAQTRLARIALDRATQLVAEEAGSVRARDEAAAAFATAQAQASVAVEQRRLLGPSVSSLGRQSTLWVRVSVSGTDIPNVGRSSSALVRPLGATDAGSSARPVQAPPSANAVAGTVDLYYAIDNRRQNWRVGQRVAVQLPTGRMTAGISVPASAILRDIYGGEWVYAQTAANHYVRQRVEIASTGTDGVIIARGLEPDMRVVTTGAMELFGTEFGVAH; via the coding sequence ATGCACCGCATTTTCCTCTTCTGCCTCCTGTTGCCGCTCCCGGCGTGCGGTGACAAAGCAAAGACGCCTGCAGCGGCCCCGGCCAAGGCGGAGACGATCGCGCATGAAGCCGAACTGCTCAGACTCACACTGACACCGCAGGCCGTACAACGGCTGGGCATCGCCACGGTCAAGGTCGGCGAAGGGCAGGCCGCGACGATGCGCGAGACGAGCGGCGAGATCGTCGTGCCCAATGGCTCAGGCGGTGTCCCGACCGGATCGCTCAGCAACCTCGCCCAGATCGGCGCCGCACAGGCGGCCGCCGATGGCGAAGTCGCGCGCACCCGCGCGCAGACCCGCCTTGCCCGCATTGCTCTGGACCGGGCGACCCAGCTGGTCGCCGAGGAAGCAGGTAGCGTCCGCGCGCGCGACGAGGCGGCAGCGGCGTTCGCCACCGCGCAGGCACAGGCCAGTGTTGCGGTCGAACAGCGACGCCTTCTGGGGCCTTCGGTGTCCTCGCTTGGGCGCCAGTCGACTTTGTGGGTGCGGGTTTCCGTGTCGGGGACGGATATCCCCAACGTCGGGCGATCCTCTTCCGCGCTGGTCCGGCCGCTGGGCGCGACCGACGCTGGCAGTAGCGCGCGCCCGGTTCAAGCACCGCCATCGGCCAATGCTGTCGCAGGGACGGTAGACCTCTATTATGCCATCGACAATCGCAGACAAAATTGGCGCGTCGGCCAGCGGGTCGCCGTGCAGCTACCGACGGGACGGATGACAGCAGGTATTTCCGTGCCTGCCTCCGCGATCCTGCGCGACATTTATGGCGGGGAATGGGTCTATGCCCAGACCGCGGCCAACCATTATGTGCGCCAGCGGGTGGAGATCGCATCGACCGGAACGGATGGCGTGATCATAGCGCGCGGGCTTGAACCGGATATGCGCGTCGTCACTACCGGGGCGATGGAATTGTTCGGCACAGAATTCGGGGTCGCGCACTGA